The genomic DNA TTAACTTTGTTAACCTTTAATTTGGAAAAAGAAGGCTATCAGGTGACTACTTCCGAAGATGGTAAAAACGGCTTCGAATTAGCTTTGTCTAATCAATATGATTTTATAATTTTAGATGTAATGCTTCCTGGTATGGATGGCTTAGAAATTACCAAAGCACTTCGTCGAGAAAAAATTGACACGCCTATTTTGATTTTAACTGCCAAAGATGAACAAGTAGATAAAATCATCGGCTTAGAAATTGGGGCAGATGATTATTTAACAAAACCTTTTAGTCCCAGAGAAGTCCTAGCACGCATGAAAGCTATCTTTCGTCGTTTAAAACCTACCACGACCGAAACGCTTCAAGAGGACACACCTAAAGCTCCGCTTGTGATTGGCGAGATTCGTGTAGATGAACAAAATTATGAAGTCTTTGTGCGCAATCAGCCCATTGAGCTAACACCGAAAGAATTTGAATTACTCGTTTACTTCATGAAACGCAAAGATCGGGTCATTAATCGGGAAACCTTGTTGGAACGAATTTGGCAATATGACTTCGCTGGACAAAGTCGCATCGTCGATGTCCACATTAGTCATTTACGTGATAAAATCGAGCCCGATCCCAAACGGCCCGTTTACTTAGTAACTGTCCGTGGCTTTGGCTACCGTTTTCAGGAGCCAAAACGATGAAAAAGAGACTGCGGATTGAATATTTTTTAGTTGCGGCAGTCATGCTTTTATTATTTGTCGGAAGTATTGCAGCGACCAATTTTTTCTTTCAAAAAGAAATGGTTGCTCAGCAAGAAACCTATTTAAGAAGAAAAAATACCCTTTTAACAGACCAGTTGCCCCCTTCCGTTTTCGAAAAAGGGCAACTGACAAACCAACAACAACTCCTTGTCACCCATGCGTTAGATGATGCAGAAGAACGGGTAACTTTGTTGCAAAAAAATGGTACCGTCTTTTTTGACAGCAGCCAAAATGAACCGCTAGAGTCGCACAAAAAACGACCTGAAATCGCTGCGGTTCTATCAGGAGCTACCTATGGTTCAGCTTTACGAAAGAGTAAAACGTTAAATAAAGAACTTCTGTACGTTGCCACGCCTGTTTTAAAATCAGGAGAAATCGTTGGAATTATTCGGATTTCGGAACAAACCGCGCTATTTTCTAAAAATATCCAATCTTTTCGTCGCTATATTATCTTTACATTTGGCATCTTGTTCCTACTAATTACCTTGTTTATCTTTTTATTGTTACGGCAAAAAAATCAACCGCTAGTGACTGTCTTACCGATTCTGAAACGAATGCTTAAACATCCAGATGAAAATCGATCCATTATCCAGCAATCTTCTGAATGGAATGAACTTTACGAAACTATTAACTTACTGAGTCAACAAGTAAGTCAAACGTATAAAGCGTATACGTCTGCGGATGAGCAATTTCACGAACTTTTA from Enterococcus faecalis includes the following:
- a CDS encoding response regulator transcription factor, which codes for MKKVLVVDDEPSILTLLTFNLEKEGYQVTTSEDGKNGFELALSNQYDFIILDVMLPGMDGLEITKALRREKIDTPILILTAKDEQVDKIIGLEIGADDYLTKPFSPREVLARMKAIFRRLKPTTTETLQEDTPKAPLVIGEIRVDEQNYEVFVRNQPIELTPKEFELLVYFMKRKDRVINRETLLERIWQYDFAGQSRIVDVHISHLRDKIEPDPKRPVYLVTVRGFGYRFQEPKR